In Dehalococcoidia bacterium, the following are encoded in one genomic region:
- the gyrB gene encoding DNA topoisomerase (ATP-hydrolyzing) subunit B, with protein MVDQLPREAQVNGKYDASNIQVLEGLEAVRRRPGMYIGSTDHRGLHHLVYEIVDNSTDEAMAGYGDRIEITLKADGWVLVSDNGRGIPVDKHAKTGRSALETVMTVLHAGGKFGGGGYKVSGGLHGVGASVVNALSTQLWVEVRREGKVWRQEYRKGIPTGDAKPVRKMREDEHTGTTTAWIADPDIFKTADGIAGYDFDTLAQRFREMAYLTKGLWIHLADERDDNEVNFYFEGGIQSFVRHINAEREVINKTPIYIDKEREGVAVEVAIQYNTGFSESCLAFANTINTVDGGTHLTGFRTALTRALNDHARKAKLLKENESALSGDDVREGIVAVISVKLAEPQFEGQTKGKLGNAEVEGITRSVVTEGLIQFLEEHPAETKRIVEKCLTSQRARIAAQHARETVIRKGALEGTMLPGKLADCSERNPEFCEIYLVEGDSAGGSAKNGRDRRTQAILPLRGKILNVERARVDKMLAHEEIRALITALGCGYGSEVKLEKLRYHRVVIMTDADVDGAHIRTLLLTFFFRNMKEVIEAGHLYIAQPPLYKITHGRNAVYVYSDKEKDAYIAKLRDGRQPGIQRYKGLGEMNPQQLWETTMDPERRTMLKVNVQDAALADEIFSHLMGDDVQHRKRFIQAHSTQVKNLDV; from the coding sequence ATGGTAGACCAACTCCCCCGCGAGGCACAGGTGAACGGCAAGTACGATGCCTCCAACATCCAGGTGTTGGAGGGGTTGGAGGCCGTGCGCCGCCGCCCCGGCATGTACATCGGCAGCACGGACCACCGCGGCCTGCACCACCTCGTCTACGAGATCGTCGACAACAGCACCGACGAGGCGATGGCCGGCTACGGCGACCGTATCGAGATCACGCTCAAGGCCGACGGCTGGGTGCTGGTCTCCGACAACGGCCGCGGCATTCCCGTGGACAAGCACGCCAAGACCGGCCGCTCCGCCCTGGAAACCGTGATGACCGTGCTGCACGCGGGCGGCAAGTTCGGCGGCGGCGGCTACAAGGTCTCCGGCGGTCTGCACGGCGTCGGCGCCTCCGTCGTCAATGCGCTCTCCACCCAGCTCTGGGTCGAGGTGCGGCGCGAGGGCAAGGTCTGGCGGCAGGAGTACCGCAAAGGCATCCCCACCGGCGACGCGAAGCCCGTACGCAAGATGCGCGAGGACGAGCACACCGGCACGACCACCGCCTGGATCGCGGACCCTGACATCTTCAAGACCGCGGACGGCATCGCCGGCTACGACTTCGATACGCTCGCCCAGCGCTTCCGCGAGATGGCCTATTTGACCAAGGGCCTCTGGATTCACCTGGCCGACGAGCGCGACGACAACGAGGTCAACTTCTACTTCGAGGGCGGCATCCAGAGCTTCGTGCGGCACATCAACGCCGAGCGCGAGGTGATCAACAAGACGCCGATCTACATCGACAAAGAGCGCGAGGGCGTCGCGGTCGAGGTCGCGATCCAGTACAACACCGGCTTCAGCGAGTCCTGCCTTGCCTTCGCCAACACGATCAACACCGTGGACGGCGGCACGCACCTGACCGGGTTTCGCACGGCGCTCACCCGTGCCCTCAACGACCACGCGCGCAAGGCGAAGCTGCTCAAGGAGAACGAGTCGGCCCTCTCCGGCGACGACGTGCGCGAGGGCATCGTGGCGGTGATCTCCGTCAAGCTCGCCGAGCCGCAGTTCGAGGGGCAGACCAAGGGCAAGCTGGGCAACGCCGAGGTCGAGGGCATCACCCGCTCCGTTGTCACCGAGGGGCTGATCCAGTTCCTCGAAGAGCACCCGGCGGAGACCAAGCGCATCGTTGAGAAGTGCCTCACCTCGCAGCGGGCGCGCATCGCCGCACAGCACGCGCGCGAGACGGTGATCCGCAAGGGCGCGCTCGAAGGCACGATGCTGCCCGGCAAGCTGGCCGACTGCTCCGAGCGCAACCCGGAGTTCTGCGAGATCTACCTCGTCGAGGGCGACTCGGCCGGCGGCAGCGCCAAGAACGGCCGCGACCGCCGCACGCAGGCGATCCTGCCGCTGCGCGGTAAGATCCTCAACGTCGAGCGGGCGCGCGTCGACAAGATGCTGGCGCACGAGGAGATTCGCGCCCTGATCACGGCGCTGGGCTGCGGCTACGGTAGCGAGGTCAAGCTGGAGAAGCTCCGCTACCACCGCGTCGTGATCATGACGGACGCGGACGTCGACGGCGCTCACATCCGCACATTATTGCTGACGTTCTTCTTCCGCAACATGAAAGAGGTGATCGAGGCCGGCCATCTCTACATCGCGCAGCCGCCGCTGTACAAGATCACGCATGGCCGCAACGCCGTCTACGTCTACAGCGACAAGGAGAAGGACGCCTACATCGCGAAGCTGCGCGACGGCCGCCAGCCCGGCATCCAGCGCTACAAGGGCCTGGGCGAGATGAACCCGCAGCAGCTCTGGGAGACGACGATGGACCCGGAGCGCCGCACGATGCTCAAGGTCAACGTGCAGGACGCGGCCCTGGCCGACGAGATCTTCTCCCACCTGATGGGCGACGACGTGCAGCACCGTAAGCGCTTCATCCAGGCGCACAGCACGCAGGTGAAGAACCTGGACGTGTAA
- a CDS encoding DUF402 domain-containing protein yields the protein MPDERIGGLPGDSEPGRQVLVRKLCFDGRLNWAIRGLLAARCNGRATIVHPLGTALTGDGSTLAVLRHRPVVHYLWSDRWYSVFDLGEPHGLRHWYGNVQTPAVFDGELISYIDLDLDVVLEPDAPPRLVDEDEFLEACERLRYPAAVVEQAWEATACLLRAFAGRVHDFLRRKHLGPLDDPTIAAFASRSGQ from the coding sequence ATGCCGGATGAACGGATAGGCGGCCTGCCGGGCGACAGCGAACCCGGGCGCCAGGTGTTGGTGCGCAAGCTCTGCTTCGACGGGCGGCTCAACTGGGCCATCCGTGGACTGCTGGCGGCGCGGTGCAACGGGCGGGCGACGATCGTTCACCCGCTCGGCACGGCGCTCACCGGGGACGGCAGCACCCTCGCTGTGCTGCGGCATCGCCCCGTGGTGCACTATCTCTGGTCCGACCGCTGGTACAGCGTCTTCGACCTCGGCGAGCCGCACGGACTGCGCCACTGGTACGGCAACGTGCAGACGCCCGCGGTTTTCGACGGCGAGCTGATCTCCTACATCGATCTTGACCTCGACGTAGTGCTGGAGCCGGACGCGCCGCCGCGCCTGGTGGACGAAGACGAGTTTCTCGAGGCGTGCGAGCGGCTGCGCTACCCGGCCGCGGTCGTGGAGCAGGCGTGGGAGGCGACGGCCTGCTTGCTGCGCGCGTTCGCCGGCCGCGTGCACGACTTTCTGCGGCGAAAGCACCTCGGCCCGCTCGACGACCCGACGATCGCCGCATTCGCCTCGCGGTCGGGGCAGTAG
- a CDS encoding crosslink repair DNA glycosylase YcaQ family protein, translating into MAKRRTDGVAATSLTLSASAARALMLAAQGLLREPERQATKDDLLTCIRQMGALQIDTIHVVARSPYFVLWSRLGAYAPGWLDELLAEGALFEYWAHAACMLPIEDFPLFRRLRLAGLRDVHGSDGWLRQYGEVSERVLAHVRERGPTRALDFEGDGAARGGWWDWKPETRALDYLHTTMALMIVRRERFQRLYDLRERILPAWDDASTPPLPEVYRALTLKALRALGVAKASWLPDYFRLPKAGVAAALRELVEAGEALPASVDGWSEPVYIAREELPLVDQAAAGALRPERTTLLTPFDPLIWHRARLREAFAFDYLLECYVPAAKRRYGYFTLAILHGDAVVGRLDAKAQRKAGQFEVFNLYLEPEIAPDGELAAAIASALRDCAAWHATPEVVVRRSEPAGFAAQLQRNL; encoded by the coding sequence ATGGCTAAGCGACGCACGGACGGGGTGGCGGCCACGTCGCTGACGCTGAGCGCGAGCGCGGCACGGGCGTTGATGCTCGCCGCGCAGGGGTTGCTGCGCGAACCCGAGCGGCAGGCGACAAAGGACGACCTGCTCACCTGCATCCGCCAGATGGGTGCGCTGCAAATCGACACGATCCACGTCGTGGCGCGCAGTCCCTACTTCGTGCTCTGGAGCCGGCTCGGCGCGTACGCGCCGGGCTGGCTCGACGAGCTGCTGGCCGAAGGCGCCCTGTTCGAGTACTGGGCGCACGCCGCCTGCATGCTGCCGATCGAGGACTTTCCCTTGTTTCGCCGGCTGCGGCTCGCGGGCCTGCGCGACGTGCACGGCAGCGACGGCTGGCTGCGGCAATACGGCGAGGTGTCCGAACGTGTGCTCGCCCACGTGCGCGAGCGTGGCCCCACGCGGGCGCTGGATTTCGAGGGCGATGGCGCCGCCCGCGGCGGCTGGTGGGACTGGAAGCCGGAGACGCGTGCGCTCGATTATCTGCACACCACGATGGCGCTGATGATCGTGCGGCGCGAACGTTTCCAGCGGCTGTACGACCTGCGCGAGCGCATCCTGCCCGCCTGGGACGATGCGTCCACGCCGCCGCTGCCCGAGGTCTACCGCGCCCTCACGCTGAAGGCGCTGCGGGCGCTGGGCGTGGCGAAAGCGAGCTGGCTGCCCGACTACTTCCGCCTGCCGAAGGCCGGCGTCGCCGCGGCGCTGCGCGAGCTGGTCGAGGCCGGCGAGGCGCTGCCGGCCAGCGTGGACGGCTGGTCTGAGCCAGTCTACATCGCACGAGAAGAGCTGCCGTTGGTCGATCAGGCGGCTGCGGGCGCGTTGCGCCCCGAGCGCACGACGCTGCTCACCCCGTTCGACCCGCTGATCTGGCACCGCGCCCGCCTGCGCGAGGCGTTCGCCTTCGACTACCTGCTGGAATGTTACGTGCCGGCAGCGAAGCGTCGCTACGGCTACTTCACGCTCGCCATTCTGCACGGCGACGCCGTGGTCGGCCGGCTGGACGCGAAGGCGCAACGCAAAGCGGGCCAGTTCGAGGTCTTCAACCTCTACCTTGAGCCGGAGATTGCGCCGGACGGCGAGCTCGCGGCCGCGATCGCCTCAGCGTTGCGCGACTGCGCCGCCTGGCACGCCACGCCGGAGGTCGTCGTGCGCCGCAGCGAGCCTGCTGGCTTCGCCGCGCAGCTGCAGCGCAACCTGTAA